The DNA region CGATTTTTTTGTTGGTTCGTTTACATCCCCCGTTGATTTCAGTGGGTATTTTTTTGTTGAGAAATTCAACGGGGGTCTTTCACTCACATTTCAAGATAATTTCTTATTTTTCACTCATAACCAAAAACTGCTTTAAAAACCTCGCTCAAATTTTGTTTAACTTCTACTATGTCAACATTTTCCACAAAATGAGATAATTTCGTCACTCCTTTATCCTTAATACCACAAGGGATAATCTCTTTAAAACCAGCCAAATCACAATTTACATTAAAGCTAAAACCGTGCATGGTAATCCAGCGTTTAACTTTGATACCCAGCGCCCCTACCTTTTCATTTTCTACCCAGACTCCCGTCAAACCCTGAATTCGCTTACCTTCCACCCCGTAAATTGCCAATAAATTAATCATCACTTGCTCTAAATTTCTCAGATACCAATGTAAATCCTGCTGATGATGCCGTAAATTTAAAATGGGATAAGCCACAATCTGACCGGGACAATGATATGTTACTTCTCCCCCCCTCTCGATGCGATATAACTCCCCTGTAAAGGTTTTTAGGTCAAATTTGAGGTTATCGAGGGTTGACCCTGTACCGAGAGTATAAACGGGGTTATGTTCAGCAATCAAAAGAATATCTGTTGAATTAGCATCGTTCAATCGTTGCTGTAATAATTGTTTTTGATATAGCCAAGCCTGATGATAGGAAATTAATCCCAAATCTTCAATTTGTAACTGTTTTGAAGATGAAGCATTGACTTGAATCATTATTTTACCTCTGAGGGGAAATTGACAATGGATAATGGATAATTGATAATGAGATGAAGATATAAGTAATTGTTTTCTAAATTCTAACTTCTCTTCCCCTTTGCCCTTTTGACTAATATGAACCAAGATTATAACATCAGAGAATTACCATTAAAAGTAGGTATTATTGGCACTGGATACGCCGCCGCTAGACGTGCGGAAGCCTTTAACGAATCACCTCATACTGAATTAGTGGCGGTGAGTGGGAATACTCCCGATAAAACCAAAGATTTTGCTCAAACCCACGGTATCCATCATATTTACAGTTGGCAGGATTTAATTAAAAATCAGTCCATTGATTTAGTCTGTATTTCTAATGTTAACTACCTCCATGGCACTATCGTGCGAGAAGCGCTGTTGGCTGATAAACACGTTATTGTCGAGTATCCCCTCACGATTCAACCGGCAGAAGCCCCAGAGTTGATTAATTTAGCTAAGGTAAAAAGAAAATTACTTCATATTGAGCATATCGAAATTTTAAGCGGTGTGCATCGGGCGCTGGTAGATAATCTTCATTTAATTGGTAATCCTTTCTTAGCACGTTATACTACCATTTTAGCCAAGCCCAAATTTACGCCTTATTGGACTTATAATCATCATGATTATGGTTTTCCTCTCATGGCGGCGCAGTCTCGTTTTAACCGTTTTACTAATATTTTTGGTGAAGTAGATCAAGTATATTGTGAAGGGCGCTTTTGGAATGCGCCCTCCGCCGGTTATTTTCATTCTTGTTGGTGTCAGGCGCAGTTGAAGTTTAAAAATCAGGTGGCGGTGACGGTTACTTATGGCAAGGGTGAAGTTTTTTCTGTCAGTAATCGCACTTTAGAAGTTTATGGCGATGAAGGAGTATTAATTTTTGAGGGCGAAAAGGGGAAATTATTACAAGGTGAGACAATAACAGAATTGGAAGTAGGTAGTCGGCGCGGTTTATTCGCCCAAGATACTCAATTAGTTTTAGCGCACCTCACCGATGGTCAACCTCTTTACATTAACAATATCGATAGTCTTTATAGTTTACAACTCGGAGGGAGGGCGCTGGATAGTTTCTCAGTTAACAAATAGAGAAGTAGGCTAGAATGAAAACCAAAAACAGTAGCGATGAACTACTCATTTTTCATTAACATTGAAATTAGGAATACTTGATCATGGCACAAACAGTCGAAGTTAGTTTGATTGATGTACTCAATAAATTAGACAGTAAAATCGATAAATTAGACAGTAAAATCGAGACTTTAGTCAATAAATTAGACAGTAAAATCGATAAATTAGACGGTAAAGTCGATGCTTTAGAAGAAAAACTAGACAACAAAATTGATGCTTTAGAAGAAAAACTAGATCACAAAATCGATGCTTTAGAAGAAAAACTAGATCACAAAATCGATGCTTTAGAAGAAAAACTAAACAACAAAATCGATAAATTAGATAGTAAAATCGATACTTTAGGAGAAACACTAGATAGTAAAATTGATACTTTGGAAGAAAAACTAGATAACAAAATTGACAAGCTAGAAATTTCTATTAATACTCGTTTCAATACTTTAACGCTAGGGTTTTTGGGTTTGGTTGGTGT from Cyanobacterium sp. T60_A2020_053 includes:
- the lipB gene encoding lipoyl(octanoyl) transferase LipB, giving the protein MIQVNASSSKQLQIEDLGLISYHQAWLYQKQLLQQRLNDANSTDILLIAEHNPVYTLGTGSTLDNLKFDLKTFTGELYRIERGGEVTYHCPGQIVAYPILNLRHHQQDLHWYLRNLEQVMINLLAIYGVEGKRIQGLTGVWVENEKVGALGIKVKRWITMHGFSFNVNCDLAGFKEIIPCGIKDKGVTKLSHFVENVDIVEVKQNLSEVFKAVFGYE
- a CDS encoding Gfo/Idh/MocA family oxidoreductase, producing the protein MNQDYNIRELPLKVGIIGTGYAAARRAEAFNESPHTELVAVSGNTPDKTKDFAQTHGIHHIYSWQDLIKNQSIDLVCISNVNYLHGTIVREALLADKHVIVEYPLTIQPAEAPELINLAKVKRKLLHIEHIEILSGVHRALVDNLHLIGNPFLARYTTILAKPKFTPYWTYNHHDYGFPLMAAQSRFNRFTNIFGEVDQVYCEGRFWNAPSAGYFHSCWCQAQLKFKNQVAVTVTYGKGEVFSVSNRTLEVYGDEGVLIFEGEKGKLLQGETITELEVGSRRGLFAQDTQLVLAHLTDGQPLYINNIDSLYSLQLGGRALDSFSVNK
- a CDS encoding apolipoprotein A1/A4/E family protein; translated protein: MAQTVEVSLIDVLNKLDSKIDKLDSKIETLVNKLDSKIDKLDGKVDALEEKLDNKIDALEEKLDHKIDALEEKLDHKIDALEEKLNNKIDKLDSKIDTLGETLDSKIDTLEEKLDNKIDKLEISINTRFNTLTLGFLGLVGVLVTGLLGIITKVVFFPNI